A section of the Engystomops pustulosus chromosome 3, aEngPut4.maternal, whole genome shotgun sequence genome encodes:
- the SCLY gene encoding selenocysteine lyase: MVSCRSVASLRSLWCSLLRSPCAGSVLLLLMATNEDQRPEKTEIPDKWKVYLDYNATTPPAEEVVEVVTLALQEAWGNPSSSYSAGCKAKQLIDTAREHIARMVKGKPEDIIFTSGGTEANNMVLCSAVEYFNTSTRKEQSRSLENALPHIITSNVEHDSIALPLKHLQGASKAEVTFVPVSTTSGRVEVEDVVAALRPNTCLVSIMLANNETGVIMPVAELAQHLGHISEERKARGLPPILLHTDAAQALGKIGVDVQELGVDYLTIVGHKFYGPRIGALYVHEIGKETPLLPMLYGGGQERNYRPGTENTPMIAGLGKAAELVSLHCAMYEDQMRSVRDYLEQRLQAVFGNKIRFNSQFPGTDCLPNTCNVSLLTPAVLGREWLSHCDYLLASVGAACHSDRGDSASHVLLNSGVPPDAARGAIRLSVGRDTSREDVDLIVKDLKKAAKRLEKKEQKS; this comes from the exons ATGGTCAGCTGCCGCTCTGTGGCGTCGCTTCGCTCTCTATGGTGTTCTCTCCTCCGGAGCCCCTGTGCCGGATCCGTCCT acTTCTTCTCATGGCGACAAATGAGGATCAAAGGCCAGAAAAGACAGAAATCCCAGATAAATG GAAGGTCTACTTAGACTATAATGCAACGACTCCTCCTGCAGAGGAAGTAGTGGAGGTTGTAACATTGGCCCTACAAGAAGCTTGGGGGAATCCCAGTAGCAGTTACAGCGCAG GATGCAAGGCCAAACAACTTATAGACACAGCACGGGAACACATAGCCAGGATGGTGAAAGGAAAGCCAGAAGATATCATCTTCACCTCTGGAGGGACAGAA GCCAACAACATGGTGTTGTGTTCAGCTGTGGAATACTTCAACACAAGCACCAGGAAAGAACAAAGCCGCTCTCTAGAAAACGCATTGCCACATATCATTACCTCAAATGTGGAGCATGACTCTATAGCACTGCCGCTGAAACACTTACAGGGGGCTAGTAAAGCTG AGGTAACCTTTGTGCCAGTTTCTACCACGTCGGGGCGTGTGGAGGTTGAAGATGTCGTCGCAGCTCTTCGTCCAAACACATGCCTTGTTTCAATAATGTTGGCAAATAATGAGACTGGGGTCATCATG CCAGTTGCTGAATTAGCACAACACTTGGGACACATTTCTGAAGAACGAAAGGCTCGGGGTCTTCCCCCAATTCTCTTACACACAGACGCTGCACAAGCACTGGGGAAGATCGGTGTTGATGTTCAGGAGTTGGGAGTCGATTATTTGACCATTGTCGGACACAAG TTTTATGGGCCTCGTATTGGGGCTCTGTATGTGCATGAAATTGGAAAGGAAACTCCTCTACTACCCATGTtatatggaggaggacaggagcggAATTACCGACCAGG AACAGAGAATACCCCTATGATTGCAGGACTTGGAAAG GCTGCAGAGTTGGTGAGTTTACACTGTGCTATGTATGAGGATCAGATGAGAAGTGTTCGGGATTATTTGGAACAAAGGTTACAG GCTGTCTTTGGCAATAAGATCCGCTTTAACTCTCAATTCCCTGGAACAGATTGTCTTCCTAACACCTGTAACGTTTCATTGCTTACACCTGCAGTCCTTG GCCGTGAGTGGCTGTCACATTGTGATTATCTATTGGCTAGTGTTGGAGCAGCCTGccattcagacagaggagacag CGCATCCCATGTGCTGCTGAATAGCGGAGTGCCCCCTGATGCCGCACGTGGCGCCATTCGCTTAAGTGTTGGCCGAGACACATCTAGAGAAGACGTGGATTTGATTGTTAAAGATCTCAAAAAAGCTGCAAAGAGACTGGAAAAGAAAGAACAGAAAAGCTGA